In Mus musculus strain C57BL/6J chromosome 1, GRCm38.p6 C57BL/6J, a single genomic region encodes these proteins:
- the Kcnb2 gene encoding potassium voltage-gated channel subfamily B member 2 isoform X1 produces MEYLLRFLSSPNKWKFFKGPLNVIDLLAILPYYVTIFLTESNKSVLQFQNVRRVVQIFRIMRILRILKLARHSTGLQSLGFTLRRSYNELGLLILFLAMGIMIFSSLVFFAEKDEDATKFTSIPASFWWATITMTTVGYGDIYPKTLLGKIVGGLCCIAGVLVIALPIPIIVNNFSEFYKEQKRQEKAIKRREALERAKRNGSIVSMNLKDAFARSMELIDVAVEKAGESANTKDSVDDNHLSPSRWKWARKALSETSSNKSYENKYQEVSQNDSHEHLNNTSSSSPQHLSAQKLEMLYNEITKTQPHSHPNPDCQEQPERPCVYEEEIEMEEVICPQEQLAVAQTEVIVDMKSTSSIDSFTSCATDFTETERSPLPPPSASHLQMKFPTDLPGTDEHQRARAPPFLTLSRDKGPAAREAAVDYAPIDITVNLDAGASHGPLQPDSASDSPKSSLKGSNPLKSRSLKVNFQENRASAPQTPPSTARPLPVTTADFPLTTPQHMSTILLEEALPQGQPPLLEADDSAHCQGPSKGFSPRFPKQKLFPFSSRERRSFTEIDTGEDEDFLDLQRSRPDKQADPSPNCLADKPGDARDSLREEGCVGSSSPQNTDHNCRQDIYQAVGEVKKDSSQEGYKMENHLFAPEIHSNPGDTGHCPTRETSM; encoded by the coding sequence ATGGAGTATCTTTTACGATTCCTGTCCTCACCGAATAAATGGAAATTCTTTAAAGGCCCGCTGAATGTCATTGACCTTCTGGCCATCTTGCCATACTATGTAACCATCTTCCTCACCGAGTCTAACAAAAGTGTGCTGCAGTTCCAGAATGTTAGACGAGTGGTCCAGATCTTCAGAATCATGCGTATCCTCAGGATACTGAAACTCGCCAGACACTCAACGGGCCTGCAGTCTCTGGGCTTCACACTCAGGCGAAGTTACAATGAGTTaggtttattaatattatttctgGCCATGGGGATAATGATATTTTCCAGCTTGGTGTTTTTTGCTGAGAAAGATGAAGATGCTACCAAATTCACCAGTATCCCTGCATCATTTTGGTGGGCTACCATCACCATGACCACTGTGGGCTACGGTGACATTTACCCTAAAACACTGTTAGGAAAAATTGTGGGTGGTCTCTGCTGCATTGCAGGAGTCCTGGTTATTGCCCTTCCTATACCCATCATTGTGAACAATTTCTCTGAGTTCTATAAGGAGCAAAAACGCCAGGAGAAAGCTATTAAAAGGAGAGAGGCTCTTGAAAGAGCCAAAAGAAATGGCAGCATCGTTTCTATGAACTTAAAGGATGCCTTTGCTAGAAGTATGGAACTGATAGACGTGGCTGTGGAGAAGGCTGGAGAGTCAGCCAATACCAAGGACTCAGTAGATGATAATCACCTGTCTCCAAGCCGGTGGAAGTGGGCCAGGAAGGCGCTGTCAGAAACGAGCTCCAACAAATCTTACGAGAATAAGTACCAGGAGGTTAGCCAAAATGACTCCCACGAACATCTGAACAATACTTCTTCCTCCAGCCCACAGCATCTGAGTGCCCAGAAGCTGGAGATGCTATACAATGAAATCACCAAGACACAGCCTCATTCCCACCCGAATCCAGACTGCCAAGAACAGCCTGAGAGGCCATGTGTGTATGaggaggagatagaaatggaagaGGTGATCTGCCCACAGGAGCAGCTGGCTGTGGCACAGACCGAGGTCATCGTGGACATGAAGAGCACCTCCAGCATTGACAGCTTCACCAGCTGTGCCACGGActtcacagagactgagagatcACCCCTGCCACCACCCTCTGCCTCTCATTTGCAGATGAAGTTCCCCACGGACCTCCCAGGAACAGATGAGCACCAAAGAGCCAGGGCACCTCCATTCCTTACACTAAGCAGAGATAAGGGGCCTGCTGCCAGGGAGGCTGCAGTGGATTATGCCCCAATTGACATAACCGTGAACCTCGATGCTGGGGCTTCCCATGGTCCCTTGCAACCTGACAGTGCCAGCGACAGCCCTAAGAGCTCGCTGAAAGGGAGCAATCCCCTCAAGTCAAGATCCCTCAAAGTGAACTTTCAGGAAAACAGAGCCAGTGCACCACAGACCCCGCCCAGCACAGCCAGGCCACTGCCAGTAACCACAGCTGACTTTCCGCTCACCACTCCCCAGCACATGAGTACCATTCTTCTAGAAGAAGCCCTCCCCCAGGGACAGCCTCCCTTGCTGGAGGCTGATGATTCGGCACACTGTCAGGGACCATCCAAAGGTTTCTCCCCACGATTTCCCAAGCAAAAactgtttcctttctcttctagAGAAAGGAGGAGCTTCACTGAAATAGACACTGGAGAAGACGAAGACTTCTTGGACCTCCAAAGGTCAAGACCAGACAAGCAAGCAGATCCCAGCCCCAACTGCCTAGCAGATAAGCCTGGCGATGCCAGAGACTCTTTAAGAGAAGAGGGCTGTGTGGGTTCCTCCTCTCCCCAGAACACAGACCACAACTGTAGGCAAGACATTTACCAGGCTGTGGGTGAAGTCAAAAAGGACAGTAGTCAAGAAGGTTACAAGATGGAGAACCACTTGTTTGCCCCAGAAATTCATTCCAACCCAGGAGACACAGGTCACTGTCCCACTCGTGAGACCAGCATGTGA